The following proteins come from a genomic window of Diprion similis isolate iyDipSimi1 chromosome 8, iyDipSimi1.1, whole genome shotgun sequence:
- the LOC124408541 gene encoding uncharacterized protein LOC124408541: MLAASMCREVHFTVLPPSLVSTVPRCLFGPSNAKDTVDLLQEALDMERAKFARRWGVDPRSSEDKENKCGPAKSNPRTDNKSPRKRSTPYSRQTNIHDFWRSRKAYDCSSKKIVSNSSSSSSSASSSNDVTKQTSNNAEKSGCTSTSSP, translated from the exons ATGCTCGCAGCTTCGATGTGCCGTGAAGTGCACTTCACGGTGTTGCCACCGTCCCTGGTTTCCACGGTACCCCGATGTCTTTTCGGTCCATCAAACGCCAAGGATACGGTCGATCTTCTTCAGGAGGCGTTGGACATGGAAAGGGCGAAATTTGCGAGAAGATGGGGCGTCGATCCGCGGTCCTCAGAAGACAAGGAGAACAAGTGCGGGCCTGCAAAAAGCAACCCGAGGACGGACAACAAATCCCCGAGGAAGAGGTCGACCCCGTATTCGCGGCAGACGAACATCCACG ACTTCTGGCGTTCGCGAAAGGCTTACGATTGTAGCAGCAAGAAAATCGTATCCAATTCATCGTCATCCTCCTCGTCCGCGTCGTCGTCGAATGACGTCACCAAACAGACCAGCAACAACGCGGAAAAATCAGGATGCACCTCGACATCATCTCCGTAA
- the LOC124409048 gene encoding mucin-22-like, producing the protein MNLKLVVFLIVLKVYEELAAQSSTNAESVTSLTNSTESSPSTTGNEATTLSDSTITSTVQGSEASVNSTVTVTTPTDLPTTVTELTGINADITTAETSSTVLLTTVSTNETTTETGTSESTTSITASESTIQTDSTESPTTTSVSEITTDFATTETGSTVLPTSETTTETGTSESATTIAVSEPTTQTDSTESQTTISVNEIITNFTTAETVSSESSTTTLVSETTTDSTKTETGSTVLSTTVSESETTRADSPTTATSSTLFSTTITENETMTEPTTSTVINITSTDSTITETSSTESSTTSENGTIVDSTTDETSSTIFSTTIVENETSTDSMTTGTSSTILSTTDSHSETTTTDSPTTATGSTLLPTTITEIETTAESTTSIVNNETSTDSTTAVTSSTESSTTIVDSTTNEMSSTIYSTTIVGNEISTDSPTTVTGSTVVSTTVSESETITTVSPTTATGSTLLPTNITETETTTEPTKTEATSTESPTSIVNDEISTDSTTTETSSTESATTLSENETIVASTTAEMSSTIFSTTIVGNETITDTTITETISTVLSTTDSPTPASDSTLLSTTVTENETTTDTTTTEAGSTESPTSIVNNETSTDSTTTETSSTEPPTTLSENETIVASTTAEMSSTIFSTTTVGNEITDSTITETISSVLSTTVLESETTTPNSPTTATGSTLLSTTITENETTTEPTTTEAASTESPTSIMNNETSTNSATTETSSTESPTTTEAASTESPTSIMNNETSTDSATTETSSTESSTTTEAASTESPTSIMNNETSTDSATTETSSTESPTTTEAASTESPTSIMNNETSTDSATTETSSTESPTTVLGAETSTDSPITEIGSTVSTTILSGTETTTDPTTTETSSTILSTTVSENETTAIFETTETYSTTSSTIVTETEETTNSKTTETSSTILSTTISGFETTTEIRSSESPTTASEIETTTDSTTTEISSTETSSTILSTTLSGDETTSDSTPTETGTAISSTTLSSSQTITDSTTTEMSSTFLSTTLSESEATTDSTTTEMGTTVLSTTLLEVETTTDSITTETDTTGLSTTIAKNETTTESRTTEVTSTESETTAVENKTTTDLMTAVTESADATTTISAEGTTQSAAIIMSDFDWVITDSSSNESCILASMDITLTVTYTTTDEETSSGIVLIPTTATASGSCDESDHYLTLTWSETTAGSISLRFSNDGTASTVDSIEAVVYLNDTTFPSAKESTVTAEGNSGLGLFRTTLGVGKYVCSISQTAELSSEIIATFSNVKLIAFNTETDVSSRTEENCLALAGVNVGVIVGGGIGAGIAIVILGVGIWYSQREVIPRSDLP; encoded by the exons ATGAATCTAAAACTCGTCGTATTCCTGATTGTCCTCAAAGTCTATGAag agCTGGCGGCTCAATCTTCGACCAATGCAGAATCCGTGACATCTCTAACAAATTCCACTGAATCATCGCCTTCTACAACGGGAAATGAAGCAACAACTCTGTCGGATTCTACTATTACATCGACTGTACAGGGATCTGAGGCATCTGTTAATTCTACAGTAACTGTAACAACGCCAACTGATCTACCAACGACAGTAACTGAACTAACTGGAATAAACGCCGATATTACGACAGCTGAAACGAGTTCAACCGTTCTATTAACAACTGTATCAACAAATGAAACAACCACTGAAACAGGTACAAGTGAATCGACAACATCTATAACTGCCAGTGAATCTACTATTCAAACCGATTCAACTGAATCACCAACAACTACATCGGTGAGCGAAATAACAACTGATTTTGCAACAACTGAAACGGGTTCAACTGTTTTACCAACAAGTGAAACAACCACTGAAACAGGTACAAGTGAATCGGCAACAACTATAGCAGTCAGTGAACCCACTACCCAAACAGATTCAACTGAATCACAAACAACTATATCAGTGAACGAAATAATTACTAATTTTACGACAGCTGAAACAGTTTCATCCGAATCATCAACAACTACATTAGTGAGCGAAACAACGACTGATTCTACAAAAACTGAAACAGGTTCAACTGTACTGTCAACGACTGTCTCAGAAAGCGAAACGACAAGAGCTGATTCGCCAACTACTGCAACAAGTTCAACTCTATTCTCAACAACTATAACAGAGAATGAAACTATGACTGAGCCAACGACAAGTACAGTGATTAATATAACATCAACTGATTCTACGATAACTGAAACAAGTTCAACCGAATCGTCAACTACATCTGAGAATGGAACAATCGTTGATTCTACGACAGATGAAACGTCTTCAACTATATTTTCGACAACTATAGTAGAGAATGAGACATCTACAGATTCCATGACAACTGGAACAAGTTCAACTATACTTTCAACGACTGATTCACATAGCGAAACGACAACGACTGATTCGCCAACTACTGCGACAGGTTCTACTCTATTGCCAACAACCATAACAGAGATTGAAACTACGGCTGAGTCAACGACAAGTATAGTGAATAATGAAACGTCAACTGATTCTACGACAGCTGTAACAAGTTCGACCGAATCGTCAACGACAATCGTTGATTCTACGACAAATGAAATGTCTTCAACTATCTATTCAACAACTATAGTAGGGAACGAGATATCTACTGATTCTCCGACAACTGTAACAGGTTCAACTGTAGTATCAACGACTGTTTCAGAGAGCGAAACGATAACGACTGTTTCGCCAACTACTGCAACAGGTTCGACTCTATTGCCAACAAATATAACAGAGACTGAAACTACGACTGAGCCGACGAAAACCGAAGCAACTTCGACGGAGTCACCGACAAGTATAGTGAATGATGAAATATCAACCGATTCTACAACAACAGAAACAAGTTCGACCGAATCGGCAACGACTTTATCTGAGAATGAAACAATCGTTGCTTCAACGACAGCTGAAATGTCTTCAACTATCTTTTCGACAACTATAGTCGGGAATGAAACAATTACTGATACTACGATAACTGAAACAATTTCAACTGTTCTTTCGACGACTGATTCGCCAACTCCTGCATCAGATTCTACTCTATTATCAACAACTGTAACAGAGAATGAAACTACGACTGACACAACGACAACCGAAGCAGGTTCGACTGAGTCCCCGACAAGTATAGTGAATAATGAAACATCAACCGATTCTACGACAACAGAAACAAGTTCAACTGAACCGCCAACGACTTTATCTGAGAATGAAACAATCGTTGCTTCAACGACAGCTGAAATGTCTTCAACTATTTTTTCGACAACTACAGTAGGAAATGAGATCACTGATTCTACGATCACTGAAACAATTTCAAGTGTACTTTCAACGACTGTCTTAGAAAGCGAAACAACAACGCCTAATTCGCCAACTACTGCAACAGGTTCTACTCTATTGTCAACAACTATAACAGAAAATGAAACTACGACTGAGCCAACGACAACCGAAGCTGCTTCGACTGAATCACCGACAAgtataatgaataatgaaacatCAACTAATTCTGCGACAACTGAAACAAGTTCGACTGAATCGCCAACGACAACCGAAGCTGCTTCGACTGAATCACCGACAAgtataatgaataatgaaacatCAACTGATTCTGCGACAACTGAAACAAGTTCGACTGAATCGTCAACGACAACCGAAGCTGCTTCGACTGAATCACCGACAAgtataatgaataatgaaacatCAACTGATTCTGCGACAACTGAAACAAGTTCGACTGAATCGCCAACGACAACCGAAGCTGCTTCGACTGAATCACCGACAAgtataatgaataatgaaacatCAACTGATTCTGCGACAACTGAAACAAGTTCGACTGAATCGCCAACGACAGTATTGGGGGCTGAAACGTCGACTGATTCTCCGATAACTGAAATCGGTTCAACCGTTTCGACAACAATTTTATCGGGGACCGAAACAACTACGGATCCTACGACAACCGAAACGAGTTCGACTATCCTGTCAACGACTGTATCAGAGAATGAAACGACTGCCATTTTTGAGACAACTGAAACATATTCAACGACTTCATCAACAATTGTGACGGAGACTGAAGAGACTACTAATTCTAAGACAACTGAAACTAGTTCAACTATCCTATCAACGACTATATCAGGATTTGAAACAACTACTGAAATTCGCTCATCTGAATCACCTACAACAGCATCGGAGATTGAAACAACGACCGATTCTACGACGACTGAAATAAGTTCGACCGAAACTTCTTCGACTATTTTGTCAACAACTTTATCAGGGGATGAAACAACTAGTGATTCTACGCCAACTGAGACGGGTACAGCTATCTCCTCAACTACTTTATCATCGAGTCAAACAATTACTGATTCGACGACTACTGAAATGAGTTCAACTTTTTTGTCGACAACTTTATCAGAAAGCGAAGCAACAACTGATTCAACGACAACCGAAATGGGAACAACTGTTTTATCGACAACTCTATTAGAGGTTGAAACAACGACTGATTCGATCACAACCGAAACGGATACAACTGGTTTGTCAACGACAATAGCAAAGAATGAAACAACTACAGAGTCAAGAACAACTGAAGTAACTTCTACCGAGTCAGAGACAACTGcagtagaaaataaaacgactACCGATTTAATGACAGCTGTAACAGAGTCTGCCGATGCAACAACGACGATAAGTGCCGAAGGCACAACACAGTCTGCAGCAATAATTATGTCTGATTTCGATTGGGTTATCACAGATTCGTCGTCGAATGAAAGCTGCATCTTGGCGAGTATGGACATAACTTTGACGGTCACCTATACGACTACCGACGAAGAg aCGTCATCTGGTATCGTGTTGATTCCAACTACAGCAACGGCTTCCGGTAGCTGTGACGAATCTGATCATTACCTGACGTTAACCTGGTCAGAGACAACAGCGGGCAGCATATCACTCCGTTTCTCAAATGACGGGACGGCGTCAACGGTGGACAGCATCGAAGCCGTGGTTTATCTAAACGATACAACGTTCCCCAGCGCTAAag AAAGCACAGTAACTGCCGAAGGGAACTCCGGGCTAGGCCTCTTCCGAACAACTTTGGGAGTTGGGAAATACGTTTGCAGTATTTCCCAAACGGCGGAATTGAGCTCGGAAATAATCGCGACGTTCAGTAACGTAAAATTAATTGCTTTCAACACAGAGACCGACGTGTCCAGTCGAACAG AAGAGAACTGCCTCGCCTTAGCAGGTGTGAACGTGGGCGTCATCGTTGGTGGCGGAATTGGGGCTGGCATAGCAATCGTCATTCTCGGGGTTGGCATATGGTATTCGCAAAGAGAGGTCATACCCCGTTCAGATTTGCCCTGA